The following are encoded in a window of Amaranthus tricolor cultivar Red isolate AtriRed21 chromosome 2, ASM2621246v1, whole genome shotgun sequence genomic DNA:
- the LOC130805384 gene encoding vicilin Car i 2.0101-like yields MKFNSNLPLFLVVFSVFVASTLAFVPNQDDVQHELQQCIQRCQREQGQMGQIKCIHECAEEIAEEHRGGSRQYNPIGELQECIQRRCESQGGQQQMVKCVAECVREQTTGGRWESEEWIEEVIRRDPQQQYEECRSECERQGRRSQSQKWQCLKRCQEKYQEGERYGYGQQEEGSESWNQGHRHDDPRERYFECQQRCQRQGRGYECQKRCQQEMQGQREQVGRFDPQEECERRCQRQGRGYECIRSCQQEMRGQRGLVGRFDPQEECERRCQRQGRGYECQKRCQQGMRDQIERFDPQEECRQRCQRQGRGYECQKSCEREMQGQRGQVGRFDPLEECEQRCQRQGRGYECQRSCQQEIQGQRGQRGQRGQVERFDPQEQCKQRCQRQGRGFECQMRCQKEFQGQRDQPGRYSDEVENPQQEPLRRFQECQQRCQMKQGQRMGCERRCKEQLQRETKAEISPRHTLLASFLELTGFF; encoded by the coding sequence atgaagttcaattcaaatttaCCTTTGTTTTTGGTGGTGTTTTCGGTTTTTGTAGCCTCGACCTTGGCCTTTGTTCCTAACCAGGATGACGTGCAGCACGAGCTGCAGCAATGCATCCAACGCTGCCAAAGGGAGCAAGGCCAAATGGGGCAGATAAAGTGTATTCATGAGTGTGCGGAGGAGATTGCAGAAGAACATAGAGGAGGGAGTAGGCAGTATAACCCAATAGGTGAGCTGCAGGAATGCATCCAGAGGCGCTGTGAGAGTCAAGGCGGACAGCAACAGATGGTAAAGTGTGTTGCTGAGTGCGTGCGTGAGCAGACAACAGGAGGGAGATGGGAAAGTGAGGAGTGGATTGAGGAAGTGATCCGTCGTGACCCACAACAGCAGTATGAGGAGTGTCGGAGTGAGTGTGAAAGGCAAGGCAGGCGCAGTCAGAGCCAGAAATGGCAGTGCCTGAAGAGATGCCAGGAGAAGTACCAGGAAGGGGAACGTTATGGATATGGACAGCAGGAGGAAGGTTCAGAAAGTTGGAACCAAGGTCATAGACATGATGACCCTAGGGAGAGGTACTTTGAGTGCCAACAAAGATGCCAAAGACAAGGAAGAGGGTATGAATGCCAAAAGAGATGCCAACAAGAGATGCAAGGGCAGAGAGAACAAGTGGGACGCTTCGACCCACAAGAGGAGTGCGAACGAAGGTGCCAAAGACAAGGAAGAGGGTATGAATGCATAAGGAGTTGTCAACAAGAGATGAGAGGTCAGAGAGGTCTTGTCGGACGCTTCGACCCACAGGAGGAGTGTGAACGAAGGTGCCAAAGACAAGGAAGAGGGTATGAATGCCAGAAGCGCTGCCAACAAGGGATGAGAGATCAAATCGAACGCTTCGACCCACAGGAGGAATGCCGACAGAGGTGCCAAAGACAAGGACGAGGGTATGAATGCCAGAAGAGCTGCGAACGAGAGATGCAAGGACAGAGAGGCCAAGTCGGACGATTTGACCCACTAGAGGAGTGCGAACAAAGGTGCCAAAGACAAGGAAGAGGGTATGAATGCCAGAGGAGCTGCCAACAAGAGATACAAGGACAGAGAGGACAGAGAGGTCAGAGAGGCCAAGTTGAACGCTTCGACCCACAAGAACAGTGCAAACAAAGGTGCCAAAGACAAGGAAGAGGGTTTGAATGCCAAATGAGGTGCCAGAAAGAGTTCCAGGGGCAGAGAGACCAGCCAGGACGCTATTCAGATGAGGTAGAGAACCCCCAGCAGGAACCACTGAGACGCTTCCAGGAGTGTCAACAGAGGTGCCAGATGAAGCAAGGGCAAAGAATGGGATGTGAAAGGAGGTGCAAAGAACAGCTCCAAAGGGAAACCAAAGCCGAAATCTCTCCCCGTCACACTCTACTGGCTTCTTTCTTGGAGCTCACTGGGTTCTTCTAA